One segment of Phragmites australis chromosome 13, lpPhrAust1.1, whole genome shotgun sequence DNA contains the following:
- the LOC133888668 gene encoding N-terminal acetyltransferase A complex catalytic subunit NAA10-like: protein MVCIRQATIDDLLAMQACNLMCLPENYQMKYYLYHMLSWPQLLFVAEDYGGRIVGYVLAKMEEDPSEPCHGHITSLAVLRSHRKLGLATKLMSAAQAAMDQVFGAEYVSLHVRRSNRAAFNLYTSTLGYQIHDIEAKYYADGEDAFDMRKPLRQRQAKKHHHHGHHHHHGPGGCCSHDAPVAAACSSQSSNSPDKKPNT, encoded by the coding sequence ATGGTGTGCATCCGGCAGGCGACCATCGATGACCTGCTGGCGATGCAGGCGTGCAACCTGATGTGCCTGCCGGAGAACTACCAGATGAAGTACTACCTCTACCACATGCTCTCGTGGCCGCAGCTGCTCTTCGTGGCGGAGGACTACGGCGGCCGCATCGTCGGCTACGTGCTCGCCAAGATGGAGGAGGACCCCTCGGAGCCCTGCCACGGCCACATCACCTCCCTCGCCGTCCTCCGCTCCCACCGCAAGCTGGGTCTCGCCACCAAGTTAATGTCCGCCGCGCAAGCTGCCATGGACCAGGTCTTCGGCGCCGAGTACGTCTCCCTCCACGTCCGCCGATCCAACCGTGCCGCCTTCAACCTGTACACGTCCACCCTCGGCTACCAGATCCACGACATCGAGGCCAAGTACTACGCTGACGGGGAGGACGCGTTCGACATGCGCAAGCCGCTGCGGCAGCGGCAGGCCAAGAAGCACCATCACCATggtcatcaccaccaccacggccCCGGCGGGTGCTGCTCCCACGACGCTCCTGTGGCTGCTGCTTGTTCTTCTCAGTCTTCTAATTCGCCGGATAAGAAGCCTAACACTTGA